A section of the Gasterosteus aculeatus chromosome 10, fGasAcu3.hap1.1, whole genome shotgun sequence genome encodes:
- the LOC120826543 gene encoding zinc fingers and homeoboxes protein 2-like — translation MSSRRKSSTPCMVRVVSQPPEEQDDPEGPMDVEVLADGEAAEKEQSESSSESAGKRQDPQEENLENPDRQRETKPVENQNLKPSEQEEQSSEMDQPPIIEDEEATEEKDGQDVDSNPASRRKQPRGYECKYCPFSTQHLNDFKVHVDSSHPNVILNPMYLCAACNFNAKKFDSLTEHNESQHPGETNFKFKRIKRNNQTILEQTIESGNKSVECEVSSKVGEGNAGYAFPACISPAVTTQNGRRDDLIQVQKDQITAVNINGTVIIPEPTVLKGVSHVAPMLKRPPNFNSVPKIAVPLNTTKYNPSLDDNSTLITSFNKFPYPTHAELSWLTAASKHPEDQIKVWFTTQRLKQGITWSPEEVEEARKKMFNGSIPPAHHTFTTLPATTFSQPSAKSSQQTFVHTTVGHVQTAMSSGLSAVAGTNPPAGVAVSSRPSVKRSLPTYLTTVFGPESKRPIMAVAPHSGDAKDRGLMAPPPPPPPKDRLSMAPPPVPVEMKRPVAVSLFTTETKRPSAAVPLMPQSSSLLSKGKVLSTFGNPKTKPVVSLPSLVFPESLTRPLIVPPPIFAPPYKNSMLFPLNAPITPKEKHQNSHALPAANHELPNSSPPVAPEIRRPTIIQSIRAPAKPPTQISGYLLDSRKAQQGGEGKACYPRGDKVLTPLAEANGTSRTDGKWPHDQTPLAHNNGVQHFDGLLAALKPDFHQKSSVLTQFPLLERMKGKTAEQLKVLEENFLSNSFPTLSDVDNLAGTTRLSHQEIDSWFVERRALRDNLEQALLNSMGTKRMGAAITKKKLHQQHQTLQLNGIHKPSAGVGHLKSPLLPCSAPPINTPPVPSLNACSVPPDGRSLALLVGDFAQTRWPSPEEFSQLDGRTGRAELARWFNDGRLQSGGPELSELFHNNGVNGGQGPKSASIGVLQRCQEGPLANNSSSRKVLQVELGWLSSQQRDELQDRLAGRLRQETSVELKSGGQNGGVREVFGSWLEEGHSRRERKMTG, via the exons ATGTCCAGTCGTAGGAAGTCCTCCACCCCCTGCATGGTCCGGGTCGTCAGCCAACCGCCCGAAGAGCAAGATGACCCTGAGGGGCCGATGGACGTGGAAGTATTGGCAGACGGGGAGGCGGCAGAAAAAGAACAATCAGAATCATCATCTGAATCTGCAGGAAAGCGCCAAGATCCACAGGAGGAGAATTTGGAGAATCCAGACCGACAAAGGGAAACAAAACCAGTGGAGAACCAGAATCTCAAGCCATCAGAACAAGAGGAGCAGTCGAGTGAGATGGATCAACCTCCCATCATTGAAGATGAGGAAGCCACTGAGGAGAAGGACGGACAAGACGTCGACTCGAACCCGGCGTCCCGGAGGAAGCAGCCCAGGGGCTACGAGTGCAAGTACTGCCCGTTCTCCACGCAGCACCTGAATGACTTCAAGGTGCACGTGGACTCCAGTCACCCAAACGTCATCCTCAATCCGATGTACCTGTGCGCCGCCTGCAACTTCAACGCCAAGAAGTTCGACTCGCTCACGGAGCACAACGAGAGCCAGCACCCGGGCGAGACAAACTTCAAGTTCAAGAGGATAAAGCGGAACAATCAGACCATCTTGGAGCAGACAATTGAAAGCGGGAACAAGTCTGTTGAATGCGAAGTGAGCAGCAAAGTGGGGGAAGGCAACGCCGGCTACGCGTTTCCGGCTTGCATATCGCCCGCGGTGACAACCCAGAACGGCCGGCGGGACGACCTGATCCAGGTCCAGAAGGATCAAATCACAGCGGTGAACATTAACGGGACAGTCATCATCCCCGAACCCACCGTCCTCAAGGGGGTCTCCCACGTCGCCCCGATGCTAAAGCGCCCACCCAACTTCAACTCTGTACCAAAAATAGCTGTTCCATTGAACACCACCAAATATAACCCCTCTCTGGACGACAACTCAACGTTGATCACCTCCTTCAACAAGTTCCCTTACCCAACGCACGCCGAGCTGTCGTGGCTGACGGCCGCCTCCAAGCACCCAGAGGACCAGATTAAGGTCTGGTTCACCACCCAGCGGCTTAAGCAAGGCATCACCTGGTCCCCGGAGGAGGTGGAAGAAGCCAGGAAGAAGATGTTCAACGGCTCCATCCCTCCTGCACATCACACGTTCACCACCCTGCCTGCGACGACCTTCTCTCAGCCGTCTGCCAAATCCTCCCAGCAGACCTTCGTCCACACCACCGTCGGCCACGTGCAGACTGCCATGTCCAGCGGGTTGAGTGCGGTCGCGGGCACAAACCCTCCTGCCGGagtcgcggttagctcccgccctTCTGTTAAGCGGTCGCTGCCGACATACCTGACCACGGTGTTTGGCCCGGAGTCGAAGCGACCCATCATGGCCGTCGCTCCCCATTCCGGGGACGCTAAAGACAGGGGCCTCATggctcctccgccccctcccccgccgaaAGACCGCCTCTCGATGGCTCCGCCTCCTGTTCCTGTGGAGATGAAGAGACCTGTAGCAGTTTCTCTGTTCaccacagagacaaagaggccATCCGCTGCCGTGCCTTTAATGCCACAGTCGTCGTCCCTGCTGTCCAAAGGGAAGGTCCTCTCGACGTTCGgaaaccccaaaacaaaaccGGTGGTCTCGCTGCCCTCCTTAGTCTTTCCCGAGTCTTTAACCAGGCCACTGATAGTTCCCCCGCCTATCTTCGCTCCGCCGTATAAAAACTCAATGCTTTTTCCTCTTAATGCTCCCATCACtcccaaagagaagcaccaGAATTCCCACGCTTTGCCAGCTGCCAATCATGAGCTGCCAAACTCCTCGCCGCCCGTCGCCCCAGAAATAAGGAGGCCGACTATCATCCAGTCCATTCGTGCTCCGGCCAAACCTCCGACCCAGATTTCAGGGTACCTTTTGGACAGCAGGAAAGCgcagcagggaggggaggggaaagcCTGCTACCCCAGAGGGGATAAGGTCCTCACTCCTCTGGCCGAGGCCAACGGAACATCTCGCACGGACGGCAAATGGCCCCACGATCAAACCCCACTTGCTCACAACAATGGGGTCCAACACTTTGATGGGTTGCTAGCGGCGCTGAAACCGGACTTTCATCAAAAGTCCTCGGTGCTGACCCAGTTCCCCTTGCTAGAGAGGATGAAAGGAAAGACGGCAGAACAGCTGAAGGTCCTGGAGGAGAACTTCCTGAGCAACAGCTTCCCTACGCTCAGCGACGTGGACAATCTGGCGGGCACCACCCGGCTGTCACACCAGGAAATCGACAGCTGGTTCGTGGAGCGCCGAGCGCTACGCGACAACCTGGAACAAGCCCTTCTCAACTCCATGGGCACCAAGAGGATGGGCGCGGCCATCACCAAGAAAAAACTACACCAGCAGCACCAAACTCTCCAGTTGAACGGGATTCACAAGCCAAGCGCTGGGGTGGGCCATCTCAAAAGCCCTCTTCTACCTTGTTCCGCCCCGCCCATCAATACCCCCCCTGTCCCCAGTCTGAATGCCTGCTCGGTTCCTCCAGACGGCCGATCCCTGGCGCTCCTCGTGGGTGATTTTGCTCAAACCCGGTGGCCTTCCCCTGAGGAGTTCAGCCAGCTGGACGGTCGGACGGGACGCGCCGAATTGGCCCGCTGGTTCAACGACGGCCGGCTGCAGAGTGGCGGCCCGGAGCTGTCAGAACTTTTTCACAACAACGGAGTGAACGGAGGACAGGGACCCAAGAGCGCCTCCATCGGCGTCCTCCAGCGCTGTCAGGAAGGACCCTTggccaacaacagcagcagcaggaaggtgctgcaggtggagctggGCTGGCTCAGCAGTCAACAACGGGATGAACTCCAAGACCGGCTGGCTGGCAG GCTGAGACAGGAGACCTCGGTGGAGCTGAAGAGCGGGGGACAGAATGGGGGAGTGCGGGAGGTGTTCGGCagctggctggaggagggacactcgaggagagagaggaagatgacTGGATGA
- the LOC144383484 gene encoding uncharacterized protein LOC144383484, with protein MSSLSRFRGLYPSFEISIRPSGLYPSFVVSIRSSGLYPSFVVSIRPSGLHPFLGSLSVLRGLYPSFGSLSVLRVSIRSSGLYPSFGSLSVLRVSIRSSGLYPSFGSLSVLRVSIRPSGLHPFLGSLSVLRGLYPSFVVSIRPSGLHPFLGSLSVLRGLYPSFGSPSVPRVSIRPSWSLSVLRVSIRPSGLYPSFGSLSVPRVSIRSSGLYPSFGSLSVLRVSIRSSGLYPSFVVSIRPSGLYPSFGSPSVPWVSISPSWSLSVLRVSIRPSGLHPFLGSLSVLRGLYPSFGSLSVLRVSIRSSGLYPFLGSLSVLRVSIRPSDLHPFLGSLSVLRGPYPSFGSLNHTLNKTGKTTKVKPGGSDRF; from the coding sequence ATGTCTTCTCTTTCCCGCTTCAGGGGTCTTTATCCGTCCTTTGAGATCTCTATCCGTCCTTCGGGTCTCTATCCGTCCTTCGTGGTCTCTATCCGTTCCTCGGGTCTCTATCCGTCCTTCGTGGTCTCTATTCGTCCTTCGGGTCTCCATCCGTTCCTCGGGTCTCTATCCGTCCTTCGTGGTCTCTATCCGTCCTTCGGGTCTCTATCCGTCCTTCGGGTCTCTATCCGTTCCTCGGGTCTCTATCCGTCCTTCGGGTCTCTATCCGTCCTTCGGGTCTCCATCCGTTCCTCGGGTCTCTATCCGTCCTTCGGGTCTCTATCCGTCCTTCGGGTCTCTATCCGTCCTTCGGGTCTCCATCCGTTCCTCGGGTCTCTATCCGTCCTTCGTGGTCTCTATCCGTCCTTCGTGGTCTCTATCCGTCCTTCGGGTCTCCATCCGTTCCTCGGGTCTCTATCCGTCCTTCGTGGTCTCTATCCGTCCTTCGGGTCTCCATCCGTTCCTCGGGTCTCTATCCGTCCTTCGTGGTCTCTATCCGTCCTTCGGGTCTCTATCCGTCCTTCGGGTCTCTATCCGTCCTTCGGGTCTCTATCCGTTCCTCGGGTCTCTATCCGTTCCTCGGGTCTCTATCCGTCCTTCGGGTCTCTATCCGTCCTTCGGGTCTCCATCCGTTCCTCGGGTCTCTATCCGTCCTTCGTGGTCTCTATCCGTCCTTCGGGTCTCTATCCGTCCTTCGGGTCTCCATCCGTTCCTTGGGTCTCTATCAGTCCTTCGTGGTCTCTATCCGTCCTTCGGGTCTCTATCCGTCCTTCGGGTCTCCATCCGTTCCTCGGGTCTCTATCCGTCCTTCGTGGTCTCTATCCGTCCTTCGGGTCTCTATCCGTCCTTCGGGTTTCTATCCGTTCCTCGGGTCTCTATCCGTTCCTCGGGTCTCTATCCGTCCTTCGGGTCTCTATCCGTCCTTCGGATCTCCATCCGTTCCTCGGGTCTCTATCCGTCCTTCGTGGTCCCTATCCGTCCTTCGGGTCTCTAAATCACACTTTGAACAAAACTGGAAAAACAACCAAAGTGAAACCTGGAGGCTCTGATCGGTTTTAA